The Trichoderma breve strain T069 chromosome 2, whole genome shotgun sequence DNA segment GTAGCAGATATATCGCGAATTTGCTCGAATTCTCCTGTAAGGGCAGCAACATGGCTAGgaatggtgatgttgatgcgcGGGATCTCTAAATGTGCTTCGCGGAAAAGAGTGGGTGCAATAAACTGAATGGCTGTAGCCGTAGCGAATGACTGGATTGCGCTCGATGTAGCACCTGAGATTTCCAACGGCGATTGTTGCTCCCAATCACTCGAACGGTCGCTATCAGCTACTTTGTTTACCAATAGATCGTGTCTTGCTGGTATACCGCCTTCGGTCGTTCCATCTCCCTCTGGTAGAACAACATACTTCTGGGCTCGGCGTTTAGGATAGCGACAGTCCACTCCCCTGCGGATGCAAAGCTGACATGTCGGTAGAGATTTGTCGCAGCGTCTCTTGCTGTGACGGCACGAGAAGCAGGAAATGCGAGCTACCGACTGCTGATGTTCCATTTTTGCAACGAAGAACATTCGATTCAAAGGCCAACACGCTGCGGTGTATTGCGGTAGTTGCGGTGATTTATCAGCTGTCGACCGCCAGTCACCGATACTACCGCCGAAAATCCGACACGAGTCGGGTATTGCTGAGACTAGACCAAGACGTTTACTCATCACTGACCCACACTGCATCAACACAACCGCAATGTTTCTACTTTGAAGGATTGGAATCAAGGGTTTCGATCCTTGGTAAACGAAGGCGGGATGGCATATAACGGATCATTCCGTGTGCGTATTGGGATAGTAAGGATAGTAATCATAGAGTTAGAAGCATGTAAATCCGCGATGCTTCATCAGCAGCGGCCCTTTCGTCATTCGCATACGCAACACTGATTCATGTCTGTCCAAAACTGCCTGATGTAACAGACTTTGCAACAATATATAAAGCCATGAGTTATCTTGAGTTTTCAGTCACTTCTCAGCAAGCAACAAGAGACTCAACACTCACTAAATAAACCCTCAATTTACGTACGAAAGACCATCGTCACAAATCAGCACAAACATGGCTGCTATTAGAAAGGTTGCGGTGCTGGGTGTAAGTTCATCTACTTTAAAAATACATTCATCTACGCAACTCCTCAGTCGTGCTAATGATCAGTTCATAGGGATCCGGAAACCTTGGTCCCCATGTCGTCAACGGGCTTTTGGATGCCGGATTTGAAGTCACAGTTATTACTCGGCTCGAGTCGCAAGCGACCTTTACCGATAGGGTTACTGTCAAAAGAATTGATATAACTTCGAAAGAAGCGGTCGAAAGTGTTCTCCAAGGGCATGATGCTCTTGTTTCTACAATCTCACCCGGAGCAGTAGGCGACCAGAAGACAATcatcgatgctgctgtcgcCGCCAAGGTCCGACGATTTATGCCATCCGAGTTTGGTGTCGATACGCGGCGTACCGAAGAAAGGAGTCTCGGCTGGATCTTGGCTAACAAAATCAGCGTAACCGATTATCTTTCCGAGGTTGTCAAGAAAAACCCTTGGTTCAGCTGGACAGGATTGGCAGTTGGGCTGTTCTTTGACTGGGTAAGATCTCACTTACCCGTTAATCCGTGTAGCGCATATTCATCTTACAAATAAAACAGGGCATCAAAACTCAGTTTCTACTCGGAATCAATGCCAAAGACAAGACTGGGACAATTGTCGACTCTGGCAATAAGCCATACGCAGCGACACATGTCTCATTTATCGGcgaagctgttgctgctgtcttgAAGAAACCTGAAGAGACTGCAAACAAGTATCTGTCTATATTCTCCTTCGCCATCACACAAAACGAGGTTTTGAAGATTttcgaagaagagactggTTCCAAGTTCCAGGTTACCAAGCTGAAAGGCAGCGACTTGATCAAAGCGGCAACTGACAGTGTGGCGAAAGGTGACTACGCCAACTCTGTGGTCCCTTTTGTCCAGTATACATTCCTGGCAGACGACTCTCAAGACCCAGTCAACATTGGAAAGAATGATGCCGACTTATTAGGAATCAAGGATAACCTGGGTCTACGAGAGAGTatcaagaaggagctcaGTGAGATTTAATAGTTTACCACGGTAACTGCTGCTGAAGATATCTCACGGTTTTACCGGAAGATGATATATCGGATGTCGCATTTAGAACTATTGGATCAATAAATAAACAGTCTTAGCGTCTTCAATCCACTATCCACTGTGAATAATTCGTTTTCCAGCCTATGGAACATCTCTCTGCCATATCATCTTTCTAGCATCAAATTTGCTGTtcaatcatcatctggtGGCTTACCCTGGAATTCTGTAAGATACACTATTTGTTTACTGATTTGAGCGAGCTGCAAGATGAAACAACTTGTTCTTCATTGAGAGGTCGACGAATCGAGTGGGTTTCTCAAATGAGCAGGGGCTCTCAACTCAGGCATTACGGAGTACTCAGATTATACTCAGTGGATACCCATGTTAAAGCAGTGTCAGCTCAGGTATTTgaatgagaagaaaagttCAAAAATTATAGAATTGGTATTATATCAATGTTTTATGCATATTAGAACCTATTATTGGTAATATTCCAGAAGAAGTCGGCGCTCAAAAGTTGATCCATATCGTTATATTGGAGGCCAAAGAATTGGTCCGAAAAATTATTCATGCCAGCTGTATCATCCAGTACAGGGCAATTGTCTGTGGCATCTCCAACGGGGCTCATTGGGCGACTCTTCAATATCTCACTCAAGGCCGAAGCAAAcatctctttgcctctttggTGTAGTAAGACGAGCGAGCGGGCCGTCCTCAACGCTTCCTGTGTTGCCTCGGTGTTGTAAACTGCGCATACGTCTTGAAGGCATTGCATTGCGTCTCGTAGCTGAGAGATTGACGAAACTGTATCTATAGCAagcaacacacacacaatcTGAAAAGGCACATAGGTCATCTGATGCCAAGGAGAGCGAGCGGTTAATATTGCTTGGACAGCTCGAATCCCGTTTGATGTCAGCGTGAGCACCTGCTGGAGCACAGAATCCGTCAGCGCAACGTCCATTGACCGCAGTCGGCGACAGAGACAGAGCGCCAAGTTGCACTGAGCAAGAACTGACGGCGGGCTAGAATGCATGCGGCCGAGCACTACTTGAAGCGCATATTCCAGCTCAAATGCCGTGGGTTTTCGTTGCGGGTCGAGCTCTATTGAGAATGGAAGCAATTCTATGAGCTCGCTGGTAAAGTCTCCCTCTCGCACTAAGGGGACTGTCGTGATTGTATCAGGTAGAGCAACGCGGGTGAGCCCCATGTCAAACGACATCCATATGTTGAGATGCTGGGCAATAGACACTATCCTCTTCCTTAGCTCTAGGCTGATATCTTGGTGAGGGGCTAGATCTATGGCTTCCTCTGGGGCTTCTATATTGAGACCAGCAGCATCTATCATGTGCATCACCGTACAGCTTGCCATCCAAGCAGCGTAATGTGTGTCCGCAATCCTGAGATAGATAACGCGGAGCAGCCATGCCGTAATGATATCAGCGGACGGGGCGGTTGACAAGGTCTTCTCAAGCAAGACTCTTGCCAACTCTACCAACGCGACCTCGGCCGTGTCAGCATCTACCTGCGAGAACAAGCATCCCAGGGCAGCGATGCCACATAGCACAGCATCTTCCACATGAGTAGCATTGCGGGTGGCCCATCTTTGCTGGATGCGCTGAAGGACTTGCTCGCGATCGATGAATCCATAAACCGGGTCAACTTTTAGAAGATACACGACTGCTAGTTCTTGTAGCCTCTTTTGGGATACCACGTCCGTAATCGATTGGACGGCCGGGGTATGTGAAGTCCGCCGTGATCCAAGAAAGGCGTTCCAGGCAAAGCTGTGCATCCGAGGGTTTCTTTTGGGATCTAGCCGTAAAGCCATGCTCCTGACAAATGCCGGACATGAATTCGCCTCCACCGAGCGAGCCTGGGCGTGCGAACTCGCCGTCGATGATGCGACATCGTCAAGGGAAGACTTCAGACTTGGCAGCGCTGGAGCTTGTGCCGACGCCGGCGCCGGATCTCCGGTCGGGCCCGGGTTACGATCcggctctcttcttctcctagCCACCTGGTAATTGCAATGATACTCGAATCGAACGCATGTCCCACACGGATGAGCGCCGTCACACCTCCGCTTGAGCTCGCGACACGTCTGGCATGCGAGCTTTGATCGTTTGCGCCCTTCCAGTCGAGTCATGACGCCAAAATATACGGCTTCAGCCGAGCGAAGAATCAAGTCACAGAAATTATGTAAAGTgaacaattttttttttttcttcattcccTTTTTCCTAGATGTAATCAACAGCTTGATGGATTGGCCAAGAGACACCGAATGAAGTTACTTTTGCGAGATCCGGGCTGACATACGGGGACTTTACTAAAACAAGAAATAGCGCTGGCGGGAATAACGGTAGCTAACGGGTATCACGCATAAAGCGGGTAGAGGATATCATCGGAGGCGGAGATCAGCTTTGGGCAGTTGATAACAAGGCGGTATGGAGGAAATTTTCATTGCTTTGAATGCAATGAAAAACTTGAATTCATTCTGCCGTCTTTCGGGCTAGGAAGAACCTGAAAACTGGCTCGACTTCATACGTGTGCGTTTGCAGTATGCCTACAACAAGTCGTCCATACTAGTCCAAGGGAGCTTATACACAGCA contains these protein-coding regions:
- a CDS encoding nmrA-like family domain-containing protein, translating into MAAIRKVAVLGGSGNLGPHVVNGLLDAGFEVTVITRLESQATFTDRVTVKRIDITSKEAVESVLQGHDALVSTISPGAVGDQKTIIDAAVAAKVRRFMPSEFGVDTRRTEERSLGWILANKISVTDYLSEVVKKNPWFSWTGLAVGLFFDWGIKTQFLLGINAKDKTGTIVDSGNKPYAATHVSFIGEAVAAVLKKPEETANKYLSIFSFAITQNEVLKIFEEETGSKFQVTKLKGSDLIKAATDSVAKGDYANSVVPFVQYTFLADDSQDPVNIGKNDADLLGIKDNLGLRESIKKELSEI
- a CDS encoding fungal specific transcription factor domain-containing protein, which produces MTRLEGRKRSKLACQTCRELKRRCDGAHPCGTCVRFEYHCNYQVARRRREPDRNPGPTGDPAPASAQAPALPSLKSSLDDVASSTASSHAQARSVEANSCPAFVRSMALRLDPKRNPRMHSFAWNAFLGSRRTSHTPAVQSITDVVSQKRLQELAVVYLLKVDPVYGFIDREQVLQRIQQRWATRNATHVEDAVLCGIAALGCLFSQVDADTAEVALVELARVLLEKTLSTAPSADIITAWLLRVIYLRIADTHYAAWMASCTVMHMIDAAGLNIEAPEEAIDLAPHQDISLELRKRIVSIAQHLNIWMSFDMGLTRVALPDTITTVPLVREGDFTSELIELLPFSIELDPQRKPTAFELEYALQVVLGRMHSSPPSVLAQCNLALCLCRRLRSMDVALTDSVLQQVLTLTSNGIRAVQAILTARSPWHQMTYVPFQIVCVLLAIDTVSSISQLRDAMQCLQDVCAVYNTEATQEALRTARSLVLLHQRGKEMFASALSEILKSRPMSPVGDATDNCPVLDDTAGMNNFSDQFFGLQYNDMDQLLSADFFWNITNNRF